In Enterobacter cloacae, the following are encoded in one genomic region:
- a CDS encoding aminodeoxychorismate synthase subunit I, translating into MPHMNMRFPTVMTLPWRVDAAEFWFARLSHLPFAMLLHSGHADHPYSRFDILVADPVETLITHGGVTSVGTRQSTDDPLMLLQQSIDALGLSVNPDPDLPFQGGALGLFGYDLGRRFETLPDNAQDDIPLPDMAVGLYDWALIVDHHRQVVSLLSHSDVNARLAWLESQQPASATDFSLTSNWRSNMTAQEYAQKFSRVQAYLQSGDCYQVNLAQRFQATYQGDEWLAFTRLNASNKAPFSAFLRLEQGAILSLSPERFIHLAEGTIQTRPIKGTLPRLADPEADRLQAKKLAASPKDRAENLMIVDLMRNDIGRVAVPGSVRVPELFVVEPFPAVHHLVSTITAQLPASRTACDLLRAAFPGGSITGAPKVRAMEIIDELEPHRRNAWCGSIGYVSLCGTLDTSITIRTLTACAGNIYCSAGGGIVADSEVQAEYQETFDKVNRILQQLET; encoded by the coding sequence ATGCCACACATGAACATGCGCTTCCCCACTGTTATGACCTTGCCCTGGCGTGTTGACGCCGCTGAGTTCTGGTTTGCTCGCCTGAGCCACCTTCCTTTCGCGATGCTGTTGCACTCCGGTCATGCCGACCATCCCTACAGCCGTTTTGATATTCTGGTTGCCGATCCGGTAGAAACCCTGATAACCCACGGCGGGGTGACGTCTGTTGGGACGCGTCAGTCAACGGACGATCCGCTGATGTTGCTTCAGCAGTCCATTGACGCACTGGGCTTATCCGTAAACCCGGATCCCGATCTTCCCTTCCAGGGCGGCGCTCTGGGGTTGTTCGGCTATGATTTAGGCCGTCGTTTTGAAACACTTCCCGATAATGCGCAGGACGATATCCCGCTGCCGGATATGGCAGTAGGTCTGTACGACTGGGCGTTAATTGTTGACCACCACCGGCAGGTGGTTTCCCTGCTTAGCCACTCGGATGTAAATGCACGTCTGGCCTGGCTGGAATCACAACAACCGGCTTCAGCAACAGACTTCAGCCTGACCTCGAACTGGCGTTCGAACATGACCGCGCAGGAATATGCGCAAAAGTTCTCACGCGTTCAGGCGTATCTGCAAAGCGGTGATTGCTATCAGGTCAACCTCGCCCAGCGCTTTCAGGCGACGTATCAGGGTGATGAATGGCTGGCCTTTACCCGCCTCAACGCCAGTAACAAGGCACCGTTTAGCGCGTTTTTACGTCTGGAACAGGGCGCAATCCTTAGCCTCTCGCCAGAGCGATTTATTCATCTCGCTGAAGGTACCATTCAGACCCGCCCGATCAAAGGTACGCTTCCGCGTCTGGCAGACCCTGAAGCCGATCGTCTGCAGGCGAAAAAGCTGGCCGCATCACCAAAAGACCGCGCCGAAAACCTGATGATTGTGGATCTGATGCGCAACGATATTGGCCGGGTGGCCGTGCCGGGAAGCGTGCGGGTGCCTGAACTGTTCGTGGTCGAGCCTTTCCCGGCGGTGCATCATCTGGTCAGCACCATTACCGCACAGTTGCCTGCGTCGCGTACGGCCTGCGATCTCCTGCGCGCCGCGTTTCCGGGAGGCTCCATCACCGGCGCACCCAAAGTGCGGGCGATGGAGATTATCGATGAACTCGAGCCACACCGCCGCAACGCCTGGTGCGGCAGCATTGGCTATGTCAGCCTCTGCGGTACGCTGGATACCAGCATTACCATTCGCACCCTGACCGCCTGCGCGGGCAATATTTACTGTTCTGCCGGTGGCGGAATTGTGGCGGATAGCGAAGTTCAGGCGGAATATCAGGAAACCTTTGATAAAGTTAACCGTATCCTTCAACAACTGGAGACATAA
- a CDS encoding UPF0181 protein gives MFAGLPSLSHEQQQKAVERIQELMSQGMSSGQAISQVAEELRATHTGERIVARFEDEDEE, from the coding sequence ATGTTTGCAGGTTTACCTTCTCTGAGCCACGAGCAGCAGCAGAAAGCAGTTGAGCGGATCCAGGAGCTGATGTCCCAGGGGATGAGCAGCGGACAGGCAATTTCCCAGGTGGCGGAAGAACTTCGCGCCACTCATACCGGTGAGCGGATCGTGGCGCGTTTCGAGGATGAAGACGAAGAATAA
- a CDS encoding ATP-dependent helicase — protein sequence MADDFSPEGQLAQAIPGFKPREPQRQMAHAVAHAIDKAQPLVVEAGTGTGKTYAYLAPALRAKKKVIISTGSKALQDQLYSRDLPTVAKALKYKGRLALLKGRSNYLCLERLEQQALAGGDLPVQTLSDVIILRAWANQTEEGDISTCASVPEDSPAWPLVTSTNDNCLGSDCPLYKDCFVVKARKTAMDADVVVVNHHLFLADMVVKDSGFGELIPEAEVMIFDEAHQLPDIASQYFGQSLSSRQLQDLAKDFTIAYRTELKDTQQLQKCADRLAQSAQDFRLQLGEPGYRGNLRELLADSNIQRALLLLDDALELCYDVAKLSLGRSALLDAAFERATLYRGRLKRLKEINQPGFSYWYECTSRHFTLALTPLTVADKFKEVMTQKPGSWIFTSATLSVNDDLHHFTERLGIEQAESLLLPSPFDYEKQALLCVPRNLPLPNQPGAARLLAAMLKPMIEANNGRCFMLCTSHAMMRDLAEQFRATMTLPVLLQGETSKGQLLQQFVSAGNALLVATSSFWEGVDVRGDTLSLVIIDKLPFTSPDDPLLKARMEDCRLRGGDPFDEVQLPDAVITLKQGVGRLIRDVDDRGVLVICDNRLVMRPYGATFLASLPPAPRTRDIKRAVRFLANPTAE from the coding sequence GTGGCAGACGATTTTTCCCCTGAGGGTCAGTTAGCACAGGCCATTCCCGGCTTTAAGCCGCGTGAACCACAGCGTCAGATGGCGCATGCCGTGGCGCATGCCATCGACAAAGCACAGCCGCTGGTGGTGGAAGCCGGAACCGGTACAGGTAAAACCTATGCATACCTTGCCCCGGCGCTGCGTGCAAAAAAGAAAGTGATCATCTCTACGGGGTCAAAGGCGCTTCAGGACCAGCTCTACAGTCGCGATTTGCCCACGGTGGCAAAAGCGCTGAAATACAAAGGTCGCCTGGCGTTGTTGAAGGGGCGTTCTAACTATCTCTGCCTGGAGCGTCTTGAACAGCAGGCGCTGGCGGGCGGTGACCTGCCGGTGCAAACCCTGAGCGATGTCATTATTCTTCGTGCCTGGGCCAATCAGACCGAAGAGGGCGATATCAGCACCTGCGCGAGCGTGCCGGAAGATTCTCCCGCCTGGCCGCTGGTCACCAGCACCAACGACAACTGCCTTGGCAGCGACTGCCCACTGTATAAAGACTGTTTTGTGGTAAAAGCACGTAAAACCGCGATGGATGCGGATGTCGTGGTGGTTAACCATCATCTGTTCCTCGCGGATATGGTGGTCAAAGACAGCGGCTTTGGTGAGCTCATACCGGAAGCGGAAGTGATGATCTTTGACGAAGCCCACCAGCTACCGGATATCGCCAGCCAGTATTTTGGTCAGTCACTTTCCAGCCGTCAGCTGCAGGATCTGGCGAAAGATTTCACCATTGCCTATCGCACTGAATTAAAAGACACCCAGCAACTGCAAAAATGTGCCGACCGCCTGGCGCAGAGTGCGCAGGATTTCCGCCTGCAGCTTGGGGAACCTGGCTACCGGGGTAATCTGCGCGAGCTACTGGCAGACAGCAATATCCAGCGTGCGTTGTTATTGCTGGATGATGCTCTGGAACTTTGCTACGACGTGGCGAAACTGTCACTTGGCCGTTCAGCGTTGCTGGATGCCGCCTTTGAGCGCGCCACGCTCTACCGGGGGCGGCTCAAAAGGCTAAAAGAGATCAACCAGCCGGGCTTTAGCTACTGGTATGAATGTACCTCTCGCCATTTTACGCTGGCCCTGACGCCGCTGACCGTAGCAGATAAATTCAAAGAGGTGATGACGCAAAAGCCGGGGAGCTGGATATTCACCTCCGCTACGCTGTCGGTCAATGACGATCTGCACCACTTTACTGAACGTCTGGGGATTGAGCAGGCAGAATCACTGCTCCTGCCAAGCCCGTTTGATTATGAAAAACAGGCGTTGCTCTGTGTTCCACGCAATCTGCCGTTACCTAACCAGCCGGGCGCAGCGCGCCTGCTGGCGGCGATGCTGAAACCCATGATTGAGGCCAACAACGGTCGCTGTTTTATGCTCTGCACCTCTCACGCCATGATGCGTGACCTGGCCGAACAGTTCCGTGCCACCATGACGTTGCCGGTACTGCTTCAGGGTGAAACCAGCAAAGGGCAACTGCTTCAGCAGTTTGTCAGCGCGGGTAATGCCCTGCTGGTAGCAACCAGTAGTTTCTGGGAAGGGGTGGACGTGCGCGGTGACACGCTCTCTCTGGTGATCATCGATAAACTGCCGTTTACCTCCCCGGACGATCCGCTGCTGAAAGCGCGAATGGAGGACTGCCGTCTGCGTGGGGGCGATCCTTTCGATGAAGTTCAACTGCCGGATGCGGTGATCACCCTTAAACAAGGGGTAGGGCGTCTGATCCGTGATGTAGATGACCGGGGTGTGCTGGTCATTTGCGATAACCGGCTGGTGATGCGTCCATACGGAGCGACGTTCCTGGCAAGCCTGCCGCCTGCCCCCCGCACGCGGGACATTAAGCGCGCGGTTCGTTTCCTGGCAAACCCAACGGCGGAGTAA
- a CDS encoding tRNA (adenosine(37)-N6)-threonylcarbamoyltransferase complex dimerization subunit type 1 TsaB: MRILAIDTATEACSVALWNDGVISAHFEECPREHTQRILPLVKAILTTGDTSLTDLDALAYGRGPGSFTGVRIGIGIAQGLALGAELPMIGVSTLATMAQGAWRMTGATRVLAAIDARMGEVYWAEYTRDEQGVWHGEETEAVLKPEAVTERLKQLSGEWAMVGTGWPAWPDMANDTGLTLVEGNMLLPAAEDMLPIACQLLAAGKTVAVEHAEPVYLRNTVAWKKLPGRE, from the coding sequence ATGCGAATTCTGGCTATTGATACCGCTACAGAGGCCTGTTCTGTTGCCCTGTGGAACGACGGTGTTATCTCTGCTCATTTCGAAGAGTGCCCACGGGAACATACCCAACGTATTCTGCCCCTGGTCAAAGCGATTTTGACTACGGGCGACACCTCCTTAACCGACCTTGATGCACTGGCCTATGGTCGGGGCCCCGGCAGCTTTACGGGCGTACGCATCGGGATTGGGATTGCACAGGGGCTGGCGCTGGGCGCTGAGTTGCCCATGATTGGCGTCTCCACGCTGGCAACAATGGCGCAGGGCGCATGGCGCATGACCGGCGCAACACGTGTGCTGGCGGCAATTGATGCCCGCATGGGCGAAGTCTACTGGGCTGAATACACCCGCGATGAGCAGGGCGTGTGGCACGGTGAAGAGACCGAAGCGGTACTTAAGCCTGAAGCGGTGACCGAACGGCTGAAACAGCTGTCCGGCGAGTGGGCGATGGTTGGCACGGGCTGGCCGGCATGGCCTGACATGGCGAATGACACCGGGTTAACACTGGTGGAAGGCAACATGTTGCTGCCAGCCGCCGAAGATATGCTTCCTATTGCCTGTCAGCTGCTTGCAGCAGGAAAAACCGTTGCAGTTGAACATGCTGAACCGGTTTATTTGCGAAACACCGTCGCGTGGAAGAAACTTCCGGGCCGCGAGTGA
- a CDS encoding membrane protein, translating into MAVQTTVVRLIMAGVVAITLSGCVTVPDAIKGSSPTPQQDLVRVMNAPELYVGQEARFGGKVVEVLNQQGKTRLEIATVPLDSGARPVLGEASRGRIYADVSGFLDPVDFRGQLVTVVGPITGTVQGKIGNTPYKFMTMQVNGYKRWRIEQQIVMPPQPMDPWMWGPHPYRYGYPGWGWYNPGPAQVQTIVTE; encoded by the coding sequence ATGGCGGTTCAGACTACAGTAGTACGCCTTATTATGGCTGGCGTGGTGGCCATTACACTGAGCGGATGTGTCACCGTTCCTGACGCGATAAAGGGAAGTAGTCCTACACCACAACAGGATCTGGTGCGCGTAATGAATGCGCCTGAACTGTATGTTGGTCAGGAAGCCCGCTTCGGCGGCAAGGTGGTTGAGGTGTTAAACCAGCAGGGGAAAACCCGTCTGGAGATCGCCACCGTACCGCTGGATAGCGGCGCGCGGCCAGTACTGGGTGAGGCGTCTCGCGGGCGCATTTATGCGGATGTCAGCGGGTTCCTCGATCCGGTCGATTTTCGCGGTCAGCTGGTCACTGTCGTTGGGCCTATTACCGGAACGGTACAAGGCAAAATCGGCAATACGCCGTACAAATTCATGACCATGCAGGTAAACGGCTACAAGCGCTGGCGGATTGAACAACAGATTGTGATGCCGCCACAGCCTATGGATCCATGGATGTGGGGGCCGCACCCATACCGCTATGGTTACCCTGGCTGGGGCTGGTACAACCCGGGTCCCGCACAGGTTCAAACGATTGTAACCGAGTAA
- a CDS encoding long-chain-fatty-acid--CoA ligase → MTTNTHFRGDALKKVWLNRYPADVPAEINPDRYQSLVELFENSVTRYADQPAFVNMGEVMTFRKLEERSRAFAAYLQEGLGLQKGDRVALMMPNLLQYPVALFGILRAGMIVVNVNPLYTPRELEHQLNDSGAAAIVIVSNFAHTLEKVVDKTQVKHVILTRMGDQLSTAKGTLVNFVVKYIKRLVPKYHLPDAISFRRALHAGYRMQYVKPEVVPEDLAFLQYTGGTTGVAKGAMLTHRNMLANLEQVNATYGPLLHRGKELVVTALPLYHIFALTMNCLLFIELGGQNLLITNPRDIPGLVKELAKYPFTAMTGVNTLFNALLNNKEFQQLDFSTLHLSAGGGMPVQQAVAERWVKLTGQYLLEGYGLTECAPLVSVNPHDIDYHSGSIGLPVPSTEAKLVDDDDNEVAPGEPGELCVRGPQVMLGYWQRPDATDEIIKNGWLHTGDIAVMDDEGFLRIVDRKKDMILVSGFNVYPNEIEDVVMQHNGVREVAAVGVPSGSSGEAVKIFVVKKDPSLNEEELITFCRRQLTGYKVPKLVEFRDELPKSNVGKILRRELRDEARGKVDNKA, encoded by the coding sequence ATGACGACGAACACTCATTTCAGAGGTGATGCATTGAAGAAGGTTTGGCTTAACCGTTATCCCGCAGATGTTCCGGCGGAGATCAATCCTGACCGTTATCAATCCCTGGTTGAATTATTTGAAAATTCAGTCACGCGTTACGCCGATCAGCCTGCGTTCGTAAACATGGGCGAGGTAATGACGTTTCGCAAGCTGGAAGAGCGCAGCCGCGCCTTTGCTGCTTACCTGCAGGAAGGGCTGGGGCTACAGAAGGGGGACCGCGTCGCATTAATGATGCCGAACTTGCTGCAATACCCGGTGGCGTTGTTTGGCATCCTGCGAGCCGGGATGATCGTTGTGAACGTTAACCCTCTGTATACCCCGCGTGAGCTGGAGCATCAGCTGAATGACAGCGGTGCGGCCGCGATCGTCATTGTTTCTAACTTCGCCCATACGCTGGAAAAAGTCGTCGACAAAACCCAGGTCAAACACGTCATTCTGACGCGAATGGGCGATCAGCTCTCTACCGCTAAAGGGACGCTGGTTAACTTCGTCGTAAAATACATCAAACGACTGGTACCGAAATACCATCTGCCGGATGCCATCTCATTCCGTCGCGCACTGCATGCGGGTTATCGTATGCAATACGTGAAGCCGGAGGTGGTGCCGGAAGATCTCGCCTTCCTGCAATACACCGGGGGCACCACCGGTGTTGCCAAAGGCGCGATGTTGACCCACCGCAACATGCTGGCAAACCTGGAGCAGGTCAACGCAACCTATGGGCCGTTGCTGCACCGTGGTAAAGAGCTGGTGGTCACCGCGCTTCCGCTGTATCACATTTTCGCCCTGACCATGAACTGCTTGCTGTTTATCGAGCTGGGTGGTCAGAACCTGCTTATCACCAACCCGCGTGATATCCCGGGGCTGGTCAAAGAGCTGGCGAAATATCCGTTCACGGCCATGACGGGGGTGAATACCCTGTTTAACGCACTGCTTAACAACAAAGAGTTCCAGCAGCTTGATTTTTCCACGCTGCACCTCTCTGCGGGCGGTGGGATGCCTGTTCAGCAGGCGGTGGCGGAGCGCTGGGTGAAGCTCACCGGCCAGTATTTGCTGGAAGGCTATGGGCTGACAGAGTGTGCGCCGTTGGTCAGTGTGAACCCGCATGATATCGACTACCACAGCGGAAGCATTGGCCTGCCGGTACCGTCGACGGAAGCCAAACTGGTGGATGACGACGATAACGAAGTAGCTCCGGGTGAACCCGGTGAGCTGTGTGTCAGAGGCCCGCAGGTGATGCTGGGTTACTGGCAGCGTCCGGATGCCACTGATGAGATAATCAAAAACGGCTGGCTGCATACGGGTGATATCGCTGTGATGGACGATGAAGGCTTCCTGCGTATTGTCGACCGTAAAAAAGACATGATCCTTGTCTCTGGTTTCAACGTCTATCCGAATGAAATCGAAGACGTGGTCATGCAGCACAACGGTGTACGGGAAGTGGCGGCCGTTGGCGTCCCTTCTGGCAGCAGCGGTGAGGCGGTGAAGATTTTTGTGGTCAAGAAAGATCCTTCGCTGAATGAGGAAGAACTGATAACGTTCTGCCGCCGTCAATTGACCGGTTACAAGGTGCCGAAGCTGGTTGAGTTCCGCGATGAGCTGCCGAAATCGAATGTCGGGAAGATATTACGACGAGAATTACGTGACGAAGCCCGTGGCAAAGTAGACAATAAGGCCTGA
- the rnd gene encoding ribonuclease D, which yields MGANKRETVLNYQMITTNDELASLCEVTRDFPAIALDTEFVRTRTYYPQLGLIQMFDGKRVSLIDPLGITDWTPMRELLLDPAVTKYLHAGSEDLEVFLNTFGIMPQPLIDTQILAAFSNRPLSWGFAAMVEEYTGLTLDKSESRTDWLARPLTERQLDYAAADVFYLLPIAGQLMKEAEASGWLPAALDECRMTQLRRQDVVDPKEAWRDISNAWQLRTRQLACLQLLADWRLRKARERDLAVNFVVREEHLWAVARYMPGSMGELDSIGLSGSEIRFHGKTLLALVAKAQQTPDEELPEPLLNLMDMPGYRKAFKEIKALVQEVATESKLGAELLASRRQINQLLNWHWKLKLQNGLPELMAGWRGELMADRLNTLLEGYPR from the coding sequence ATGGGCGCAAACAAAAGAGAAACCGTTTTGAATTACCAGATGATCACTACCAATGACGAGCTGGCTTCGCTGTGCGAGGTTACGCGCGACTTTCCTGCCATTGCCCTGGATACCGAGTTTGTTCGTACCCGGACGTATTATCCGCAGTTGGGTCTGATTCAGATGTTCGACGGCAAACGCGTCTCGCTGATCGACCCTCTTGGTATCACCGACTGGACGCCAATGCGTGAATTGCTGCTCGATCCTGCCGTGACGAAATACCTGCATGCAGGCAGTGAAGATCTGGAAGTGTTCCTGAATACCTTTGGCATCATGCCGCAACCGTTAATTGATACGCAGATCCTTGCTGCGTTCAGCAATCGCCCGCTTTCATGGGGATTTGCCGCAATGGTTGAGGAGTATACCGGCCTGACGCTGGATAAGAGTGAATCCCGTACCGACTGGCTGGCACGCCCGCTGACGGAGCGTCAGCTTGATTACGCCGCGGCAGACGTGTTTTACCTGCTGCCAATTGCCGGGCAGTTGATGAAAGAGGCGGAAGCTTCAGGTTGGTTACCTGCGGCCCTGGATGAGTGCCGTATGACGCAGTTGCGTCGTCAGGATGTGGTTGATCCGAAAGAGGCCTGGCGTGATATCAGCAACGCGTGGCAGTTACGTACGCGTCAGCTGGCCTGCCTGCAATTACTGGCTGACTGGCGTCTGCGTAAAGCGCGTGAACGCGATCTGGCCGTCAACTTCGTGGTCCGCGAAGAACACCTCTGGGCCGTTGCGCGCTATATGCCGGGCAGCATGGGTGAGCTCGACAGCATCGGACTTTCGGGCAGCGAAATTCGTTTCCACGGTAAAACCCTGCTTGCGCTGGTGGCAAAAGCGCAGCAAACGCCGGATGAGGAACTGCCGGAACCACTGCTGAATCTGATGGATATGCCGGGCTATCGCAAGGCGTTTAAAGAGATCAAAGCGCTGGTGCAGGAGGTTGCAACGGAAAGCAAGCTGGGGGCTGAATTACTGGCATCACGTCGTCAGATTAACCAGCTACTGAACTGGCACTGGAAGCTGAAGCTACAGAATGGATTGCCGGAACTGATGGCAGGCTGGCGTGGCGAATTGATGGCCGATCGCCTCAATACGCTGCTGGAAGGGTACCCACGCTGA
- the minE gene encoding cell division topological specificity factor: MALLDFFLSRKKNTANIAKERLQIIVAERRRSDAEPHYLPQLRKDILEVICKYVQIDPEMVTVQLEQKDGDISILELNVTLPEAEESR; encoded by the coding sequence ATGGCATTACTGGACTTTTTTCTCTCGCGGAAAAAGAACACCGCCAACATCGCAAAAGAACGTCTGCAAATCATCGTTGCGGAGCGTCGTCGTAGTGACGCCGAGCCACACTACCTGCCACAGCTGCGTAAGGACATCCTGGAAGTGATCTGTAAGTATGTGCAGATTGACCCGGAGATGGTCACCGTGCAACTGGAGCAAAAAGACGGGGATATTTCGATTCTGGAGCTGAACGTGACGCTACCAGAAGCGGAAGAGTCGCGTTAG
- a CDS encoding site-determining protein, whose product MARIIVVTSGKGGVGKTTSSAAIATGLAQKGKKTVVIDFDIGLRNLDLIMGCERRVVYDFVNVIQGDATLNQALIKDKRTENLYILPASQTRDKDALTREGVETVLGELKKMEFDFVVCDSPAGIETGALMALYFADEAIITTNPEVSSVRDSDRILGILASKSRRAENGEDPIKEHLLLTRYNPGRVNKGDMLSMEDVLEILRIKLVGVIPEDQSVLRASNQGEPVILDTLADAGKAYADTVDRLLGEERPFRFIEEEKKGFLKRLFGG is encoded by the coding sequence ATGGCACGCATTATTGTTGTTACTTCGGGTAAAGGAGGCGTTGGCAAGACCACCTCCAGCGCGGCCATCGCTACTGGTTTGGCCCAGAAGGGAAAGAAAACCGTCGTTATTGATTTCGATATCGGCCTGCGTAACCTCGACCTGATCATGGGTTGTGAACGTCGCGTTGTGTATGATTTCGTTAACGTCATTCAGGGCGATGCAACGCTTAACCAGGCGCTGATTAAAGACAAGCGCACCGAGAATCTCTACATCCTCCCGGCCTCTCAGACGCGTGACAAAGACGCGCTGACCCGTGAAGGCGTGGAAACCGTACTCGGTGAACTGAAAAAAATGGAGTTCGACTTTGTGGTCTGCGACTCCCCTGCCGGTATCGAAACCGGTGCGCTGATGGCGCTCTACTTCGCTGATGAAGCGATCATCACCACTAACCCTGAAGTCTCATCCGTTCGTGACTCTGACCGAATTCTGGGTATTCTCGCCTCTAAATCCCGACGTGCGGAAAATGGCGAAGACCCGATTAAAGAGCACCTGCTGTTGACCCGCTATAACCCGGGCCGCGTGAACAAAGGTGACATGCTGAGCATGGAAGACGTGCTGGAGATCCTGCGCATCAAACTGGTCGGCGTGATCCCGGAAGACCAATCCGTGTTACGTGCCTCTAACCAGGGTGAGCCTGTTATCCTGGATACGCTGGCAGATGCGGGTAAAGCTTACGCGGATACCGTTGACCGCCTGCTGGGAGAAGAACGTCCTTTCCGCTTCATTGAAGAAGAGAAGAAAGGTTTCCTCAAACGCCTGTTCGGAGGATAA
- the minC gene encoding putative septum site-determining protein MinC has protein sequence MSNTPIELKGSSFTLSVVHLHDAKPEVIRQALEDKIAQAPAFLKHAPVVINVSGLDTPVNWTRLQQAVSSTGLRIVGISGCKDAELKAEIDRAGLPLLTEGKEKAPRPAPAAAQTPPPPVQSVTPVTKTRMIDVPVRSGQRIYAPNCDLIVTSHVSAGAELIADGNIHVYGMMRGRALAGASGDRDAQIFCTHLTAELVSIAGEYWLSDKIPAEFYGKAARLRLADDALTVQPLN, from the coding sequence ATGTCAAACACGCCCATCGAGCTTAAAGGCAGTAGCTTCACCTTATCAGTGGTACATTTGCATGATGCAAAACCCGAGGTTATTCGTCAGGCGTTAGAAGACAAAATCGCTCAGGCTCCCGCCTTTCTGAAGCACGCGCCTGTCGTTATCAATGTCAGTGGTCTGGATACCCCGGTTAACTGGACACGTCTCCAGCAGGCCGTCTCCTCAACCGGATTGCGCATTGTGGGCATCAGTGGCTGTAAAGATGCGGAACTGAAAGCAGAGATTGACCGTGCGGGACTGCCGCTGTTGACCGAGGGCAAAGAAAAAGCCCCTCGTCCGGCTCCTGCTGCAGCGCAAACGCCCCCTCCTCCGGTGCAAAGCGTTACACCCGTCACAAAAACACGAATGATTGATGTGCCGGTTCGTTCCGGTCAGCGTATTTATGCACCAAACTGTGATCTGATTGTTACAAGCCACGTCAGCGCTGGCGCAGAACTGATTGCGGATGGCAACATTCACGTCTACGGTATGATGCGTGGGCGTGCGCTCGCAGGTGCAAGTGGTGACCGGGATGCACAAATATTTTGTACTCACCTGACGGCGGAACTGGTGTCCATCGCAGGTGAATATTGGCTGAGCGACAAGATCCCAGCCGAATTTTATGGCAAAGCGGCTCGTCTGCGACTGGCAGATGACGCGTTGACCGTTCAACCGTTGAATTGA
- a CDS encoding YcgL domain-containing protein produces MFCVIYRSTSRDQTYLYVEKKDDFSRVPEELMKSFGRPQLAMLLPLDGRKKLVNADLEKVKTALAGQGYYLQLPPPPENLLKQHLEVNGKK; encoded by the coding sequence ATGTTTTGTGTGATCTACAGAAGTACAAGCCGTGACCAGACTTATCTTTATGTCGAAAAGAAAGACGACTTTTCCCGCGTGCCTGAAGAATTAATGAAGAGCTTTGGCCGTCCTCAGTTGGCGATGTTGCTGCCGCTCGACGGGCGTAAGAAACTGGTGAATGCCGATCTGGAAAAAGTGAAAACGGCATTAGCCGGGCAAGGCTATTATTTACAGCTTCCACCACCACCCGAGAATTTATTAAAACAGCATCTTGAGGTGAACGGAAAAAAATAG
- a CDS encoding isomerase/hydrolase: MYQHHNWQGALLDYPVSKVVCVGSNYAKHIQEMGSATPEEPVLFIKPETALCDIRQPLALPQGLGAVHHEVELAVLIGATLRQAPEAHVQKAIAGYGVALDLTLRDVQGKMKKAGQPWEKAKGFDNACPISGFVPVSEFTGDPQDTTLSLKVNGEIRQQGTTADMIHKIVPLIAYMSRFFTLKPGDVILTGTPEGVGPLTSGDELDVSFNGLSLKTRVL; the protein is encoded by the coding sequence ATGTATCAACATCATAACTGGCAAGGTGCATTACTGGATTATCCCGTCAGCAAAGTGGTCTGCGTTGGCAGCAATTATGCCAAACACATTCAGGAGATGGGCAGCGCGACGCCAGAAGAGCCGGTGCTGTTCATCAAACCGGAAACGGCACTTTGCGATATCCGCCAGCCGCTGGCGCTGCCGCAGGGGCTGGGAGCCGTTCATCATGAAGTGGAGCTGGCCGTGCTGATTGGCGCGACCCTGCGCCAGGCTCCGGAAGCGCATGTGCAAAAAGCGATTGCCGGTTATGGCGTGGCGCTGGATCTGACCCTGCGAGATGTACAGGGTAAAATGAAGAAAGCCGGACAACCGTGGGAAAAAGCCAAAGGGTTTGATAACGCCTGCCCAATCTCTGGTTTTGTTCCCGTGAGTGAGTTTACGGGCGATCCGCAGGACACCACGCTCAGCCTTAAGGTCAACGGTGAGATCCGTCAGCAGGGCACGACGGCAGACATGATCCACAAAATTGTACCGCTGATTGCCTACATGAGCCGTTTCTTCACCCTGAAGCCGGGCGATGTGATCCTGACCGGTACGCCAGAAGGCGTTGGCCCGCTGACCAGCGGCGACGAGCTGGACGTGAGTTTTAACGGTCTGTCGCTGAAAACCCGCGTGCTGTAA